From one Pecten maximus chromosome 8, xPecMax1.1, whole genome shotgun sequence genomic stretch:
- the LOC117333534 gene encoding sodium/glucose cotransporter 4-like encodes MEEDTTALEWGDILVVVGYFVAVIGVGIASSCRNRGSVSGYFLAGRTMNWIPVGASLFASNIGSGHFVGLAGSGAAGGIGIAVFELNAIFILMMLGWLFVPVYVASGVFTMPEYLQKRFGGQRIRIYLSVLALILYVFTKISADLFSGALFITQTFKGFNLYLAVIILLAIAALFTITGGLTAVIWTDFAQVVIMVIGAFILMIMSFIEVGGYEQLIKKYFDAWPNTTRLNYANIYNNYSYAKCGIPPGNAMHLMRSADDGSLPWPGIIFGLTISSIWYWCSDQVIVQRALAAKNLSHAKAGTLLAGYLKFLPLWLLVFPGMVARILFPNEVGCADPDVCFKVCGSRAGCTNIAFPKLVLKIMPVGLRGLMLAVMMSALISSLTSIFNSSSTIFTMDIWRRIRKNAGDVELMIVGRMCVLILVVISVVWIPIVQNVSELFHYIQAITSFLAPPVCAIYILAVFWKRTNEKGAFYGLMIGLVTGMIRFIWEYVYSVPPCGEEENDTRPAIIAKVHYLHFGIILFGIVFISTIIISILTKPIDDKHLHRLTFWNRFSTAERVDIDEEETRAEQGENANTLKLEDVQPEMDIPWYKKAFQWICGIEKMVNQPQMTDEERQAIEKKHESIVEKGTWKTVLNINAVLLMTIAVFIWGFYA; translated from the exons TCATCATGTCGAAACAGAGGGAGTGTAAGCGGTTACTTCCTGGCTGGGAGAACTATGAATTGGATCCCG GTTGGAGCCTCCCTTTTTGCCAGTAACATAGGAAGTGGTCACTTTGTCGGCCTGGCCGGATCCGGAGCTGCTGGCGGTATTGGTATAGCCGTGTTTGAACTCAAT GCTATCTTTATCCTGATGATGCTGGGATGGCTGTTCGTCCCCGTATACGTGGCATCTGGT GTTTTCACTATGCCAGAGTATCTACAGAAACGATTCGGGGGCCAAAGGATCAGAATTTATCTCTCTGTTCTCGCTCTTATCCTCTACGTATTCACGAAAATATCC GCGGACTTGTTCTCGGGAGCTCTCTTCATCACTCAGACGTTCAAGGGATTCAACCTTTACCTCGCCGTCATCATATTACTAGCGATAGCCGCTCTCTTCACTATCACGG GAGGTTTAACCGCTGTAATTTGGACAGATTTCGCCCAGGTGGTCATCATGGTGATCGGAGCATTTATTCTAATGATTATGA GTTTTATTGAAGTTGGTGGGTATGAACAATTGATTAAAAAGTATTTTGATGCGTGGCCCAATACGACTCGTTTAAACTACGCTAACATTTACAACAACTATAGCTACGCTAAATGTGGTATCCCTCCTGGCAATGCCATGCACTTGATGAGATCAGCTGACGACGGCAGTCTCCCATGGCCCGGCATTATTTTTGGCCTCACCATCTCATCTATCTGGTATTGGTGCTCTGATCAG GTCATTGTACAGAGAGCACTAGCTGCCAAGAACCTATCGCATGCTAAGGCCGGGACACTTCTTGCAGGATACTTGAAATTTCTACCTCTCTGGCTTCTTGTCTTTCCAGGAATGGTTGCCAGAATTTTGTTCCCTA ACGAGGTGGGCTGTGCTGATCCTGATGTTTGCTTTAAAGTGTGCGGAAGCCGTGCTGGCTGTACGAATATCGCGTTTCCCAAACTCGTCCTAAAGATCATGCCCGTTGGTCTCAGAGGACTGATGCTGGCTGTGATGATGTCCGCCCTCATTTCGTCATTGACCTCCATCTTTAACAGTAGCAGTACCATCTTCACAATGGACATCTGGCGACGGATAAGGAAGAATGCTGGTGACGTAGAGCTCATGATTGTCGGACG AATGTGTGTTTTGATATTGGTGGTGATATCTGTAGTTTGGATCCCTATCGTTCAGAATGTCTCCGAGCTGTTTCATTACATCCAGGCGATCACAAGCTTCCTAGCACCTCCCGTATGTGCCATATATATCCTCGCCGTGTTCTGGAAGCGAACTAATGAAAAG GGAGCATTTTATGGTCTGATGATTGGTCTAGTGACTGGAATGATACGCTTCATCTGGGAATACGTTTATTCCGTTCCTCCGTGTGGCGAGGAAGAAAACGACACTCGACCTGCTATCATTGCCAAAGTCCACTACCTCCACTTTGGAATTATCCTATTCGGAATCGTCTTCATCTCCACCATTATCATCAGTATTCTGACAAAACCTATAGATGATAAACAT TTACATCGACTAACGTTCTGGAACAGGTTCAGCACAGCTGAACGAGTAGACATAGATGAAGAGGAGACAAGGGCAGAGCAAGGCGAAAACGCAAACACGCTTAAATTAGAGGATGTCC AACCTGAAATGGATATACCATGGTACAAGAAAGCATTCCAGTGGATTTGTGGTATTGAGAAGATGGTCAACCAACCGCAAATGACGGACGAAGAACGACAAGCTATAGAAAAGAAACACGAATCAATTGTAGAAAAAGGCACATGGAAAACTGTTCTCAATATAAATGCCGTTCTTCTGATGACCATTGCGGTCTTCATTTGGGGATTCTATGCATAA